One Flavobacterium sp. 90 DNA segment encodes these proteins:
- a CDS encoding DUF1852 domain-containing protein, producing the protein MRANIQEDRGINEKQDIENTQNTIQNDFAFTLKSTCLDENYHPSSQTRLTTNFANLARGGNRQQNLRNALNMINNRFNALAHLDNPKADRYLVELEIITVTMRIDDKNGINNLPLIEVLKTNIFDRKTSQRIEGIAGNNFSSYVRDYDFSILLIEHNKNKSNFCIPENFGDLHGKLYKCFVNSVTYKEHFKMSPIICLSVSSNKTYTRTEYQHPVLGFEYLQDQYSITDEYFSKMGLKVRFFMPSNSVAPMAFYHSGDLLADYTDLGLISSISTMETFQKIYRPEIYNANSVAGKIYQPTLKHEDYSLTRVDYDREERSRLAIEQGKYAEEHFIKPYKSLLEQWSANFTL; encoded by the coding sequence ATGAGAGCGAACATACAAGAAGATAGGGGAATAAACGAAAAGCAGGATATTGAAAATACCCAGAATACAATCCAGAATGATTTTGCATTCACACTAAAGAGCACTTGTTTAGATGAAAACTATCACCCGTCAAGTCAAACGCGTTTGACAACCAATTTTGCAAACCTGGCCAGAGGAGGTAATCGCCAACAAAACTTACGTAATGCATTAAATATGATTAACAATCGATTCAATGCATTGGCTCATCTAGATAATCCAAAAGCTGATCGTTACCTTGTAGAACTTGAAATCATCACAGTAACGATGCGTATTGATGATAAGAATGGTATTAACAATTTGCCGTTGATTGAAGTTTTAAAAACGAATATTTTTGACCGCAAGACTAGCCAGCGTATCGAAGGTATTGCCGGGAATAATTTTTCGTCTTATGTTCGTGATTATGATTTCAGTATTTTATTAATCGAGCACAATAAAAATAAATCTAATTTTTGTATCCCTGAAAATTTTGGTGATTTGCACGGAAAACTTTATAAGTGCTTTGTGAATTCAGTCACTTATAAAGAGCATTTTAAGATGTCACCGATCATTTGTCTAAGTGTATCGAGTAACAAAACTTATACTCGTACGGAGTATCAGCATCCGGTTCTGGGTTTTGAGTATCTGCAGGATCAGTATTCTATCACAGATGAATATTTCTCTAAAATGGGCTTAAAAGTTCGTTTTTTCATGCCTTCGAATAGTGTGGCACCGATGGCTTTTTATCATTCCGGAGATCTGCTTGCTGATTATACTGATCTTGGACTAATCAGCTCAATTAGTACGATGGAGACTTTTCAGAAGATTTATCGCCCTGAAATTTACAATGCAAATTCAGTGGCTGGGAAAATCTATCAACCTACTCTTAAACACGAAGATTATTCACTGACTCGCGTGGATTATGACCGTGAAGAGCGCAGCCGATTAGCTATTGAACAAGGTAAATATGCAGAAGAGCATTTCATTAAGCCCTACAAAAGTCTCCTGGAACAATGGTCTGCTAATTTTACTCTTTAA